From the Trichocoleus sp. genome, one window contains:
- the cas12k gene encoding type V CRISPR-associated protein Cas12k (Type V-K CRISPR systems have also been known as with the large Cas12k protein, has also been known as type V-U5, and Cas12k as C2c5.), translating into MSFITIQCRLVASEKIRRQLWDLMADRNTPLVNELLKRVSQHRDFETWQRIGTVPDKPVRELCEPFKTQPEFEGQPGRFYTSASLMVTYTYKSWLALQRKRRQRLDGKQRWLNTVKSDAELVQISGCNIQAIRDRAREILEQLNAQIATEQNPPKQKRKKKQKSEANGNLMKLLFQAYDATEDVLNRCAIAHLLKNECQVCEQEEDSDAFVQRIQRKQKEIERLEAQLVSRLPKGRDLTGEEFLETLSIATGKVPDDEIEQMLWQAKLLAKPATLPYPIIFGSQTDLRWSTNNKGRICVAFNGLDKAIPDLKQNPLQVYCDQRQLPFFQRFLADWQTYQANKNTYPTGLFLFKTGMLGWQGNQKEREPWQANHLTLHCTIDTCLLTAEGTERLRQEGINRLSNQLADTKASEELTKDQQAYIKRQQSSLIRLQALSERQGKPCYQGQLDVLIGVSIGLVQPITAAVVNVRTGQVLAYRSTRQLLGDNYRLLNRQRQQQQNNTLKRYKNQTKGYTRQPSESELGQYVDRLLAKSVIELAKQFQAGSIVLPHTQNLREHLAAEINAKAERKSDSKEVQDKYAKQVRISIHRWSYDRLLSTISSQANKLGLAIETIAQSRQGTPQEKARDVAIAAYHFRQVSSN; encoded by the coding sequence ATGAGTTTCATCACCATTCAATGCCGTCTTGTTGCCAGTGAAAAGATTCGACGACAGCTTTGGGATCTGATGGCAGATAGAAATACTCCTCTTGTGAACGAACTCCTAAAGCGCGTCAGCCAACATAGAGACTTTGAGACTTGGCAGCGAATTGGTACAGTGCCAGACAAACCAGTCCGCGAACTATGTGAACCATTCAAAACGCAGCCTGAATTTGAAGGGCAGCCAGGACGTTTCTATACCTCAGCCAGTTTAATGGTGACGTACACCTATAAATCCTGGTTAGCATTGCAGCGCAAACGTCGTCAGCGTCTAGATGGAAAGCAACGCTGGCTTAATACTGTCAAAAGCGATGCTGAATTAGTCCAAATTAGTGGTTGTAACATTCAGGCAATTCGAGACAGAGCCAGAGAAATTTTAGAACAACTCAATGCTCAGATTGCTACCGAACAAAACCCACCTAAACAGAAACGTAAGAAGAAACAGAAGTCGGAAGCCAACGGCAATCTGATGAAATTACTGTTTCAAGCGTATGATGCGACAGAAGATGTCTTGAATCGTTGTGCGATCGCTCACTTACTCAAAAATGAATGTCAAGTGTGCGAACAGGAGGAAGACTCAGATGCATTCGTTCAACGGATTCAGCGCAAGCAAAAAGAAATTGAGCGCCTCGAAGCGCAATTAGTCAGTCGATTGCCTAAAGGACGCGATCTCACAGGTGAAGAATTTTTAGAAACCTTGTCGATCGCTACTGGCAAAGTTCCAGATGATGAAATTGAGCAGATGCTCTGGCAGGCAAAATTACTAGCAAAACCCGCAACTTTACCCTACCCAATTATTTTTGGTAGCCAAACTGATCTACGCTGGTCAACAAACAATAAGGGACGGATTTGTGTCGCCTTTAACGGACTTGATAAAGCAATTCCCGACCTGAAACAGAATCCCCTGCAGGTTTACTGTGACCAACGCCAACTTCCTTTTTTTCAACGATTTTTAGCAGATTGGCAAACTTATCAAGCCAATAAAAATACCTACCCTACTGGGCTATTTCTATTCAAGACAGGGATGTTGGGCTGGCAGGGGAACCAAAAAGAGAGGGAACCCTGGCAAGCCAATCATCTCACCTTACATTGCACGATAGATACTTGTTTATTAACGGCTGAAGGAACGGAACGGCTCCGGCAGGAAGGAATCAACCGTTTGAGCAATCAGTTAGCAGACACTAAAGCATCAGAAGAACTCACTAAAGATCAACAGGCGTACATCAAGCGCCAGCAGTCCAGCCTGATACGCTTACAAGCTCTTTCTGAACGTCAGGGTAAGCCCTGTTACCAGGGACAATTAGATGTTTTGATAGGAGTCAGTATTGGATTGGTTCAGCCAATAACGGCTGCTGTTGTTAACGTTAGAACAGGTCAAGTTCTCGCTTATCGTAGCACTCGTCAATTGTTAGGTGACAATTATCGATTGTTGAATCGTCAGCGACAGCAACAGCAAAACAACACATTGAAACGGTATAAAAACCAAACGAAAGGCTACACTCGCCAACCCTCAGAATCTGAACTGGGGCAGTATGTCGATCGCTTGCTAGCAAAATCTGTTATCGAACTAGCGAAACAATTTCAGGCAGGTAGTATTGTCCTGCCTCATACCCAGAATTTGCGGGAGCATCTAGCGGCTGAGATTAATGCTAAGGCTGAACGGAAATCAGATTCTAAAGAGGTACAGGATAAGTACGCCAAGCAGGTTCGCATCAGCATTCACCGCTGGAGCTACGATCGGCTTCTCTCCACGATTAGTTCTCAGGCAAACAAGTTAGGACTGGCGATTGAAACAATTGCTCAATCCCGCCAAGGAACCCCACAGGAGAAGGCGAGAGATGTAGCGATCGCTGCCTATCATTTTCGACAAGTTTCCTCGAATTAA
- a CDS encoding YnfA family protein, translating into MIHSLIRFLFAGFCEIGGGYLIWLWLKEGKSIWFAMGGAILLMLYGIVATLQPTTFGRAYAAYGGIFIALSLLWGWAIDGVKPDSLDWVGFSLTLLGVGVMMYFPRG; encoded by the coding sequence GCTGGTTTTTGTGAAATTGGGGGAGGCTATCTAATTTGGCTTTGGCTAAAAGAAGGAAAAAGCATTTGGTTTGCAATGGGTGGAGCAATCCTTCTCATGCTGTATGGCATTGTGGCAACGCTACAACCGACGACGTTTGGACGAGCTTATGCTGCTTATGGTGGCATTTTTATTGCTTTGTCTTTGCTCTGGGGTTGGGCAATTGATGGGGTAAAGCCAGATTCGCTTGACTGGGTTGGATTTAGCCTGACCTTGCTCGGTGTTGGAGTAATGATGTATTTTCCCAGAGGCTAA
- a CDS encoding caspase family protein, whose product MARCYALVVGISEYQAPLKSLSKPANDAEAVAAVLKQFGDFQDVTLLKGSVTNTKLIEALRTLLLERAENNDVLIYFTGHGIPVVDPVVGKPKAYLATSDTIVTLEGKQVIEARRAVPLDSLNALIQESQLSSLVILFDSCHSGDFLERSLVEKTFTAFSTHKDYYLITACRGFEQAYAIKREQHSIFTGALLTGLSQTNANDDGQVTGDRLFECIARELKGSGQEPIRMGYGGLITLLSYQPQQKTVEAIVDETGEPICPYQGLQAFTAVQQAFFFGRQRIVEDIRQRLEQQPFVPVIGASGSGKSSVVRAGLMPWLAETGWQILPAIKPGFDPLTALRTIFEPYFKRSKEIQKLHQLIKSEPNPLPALVDRLSNATANSDLEQADRFLLVVDQFEEVFTLCPDEGDRQRFIDLLTGVVELADARFTVVTTMRADFLEPCLRYPALHQLIQSQAVFMPPLSGIDLRDAIVEPAKRQGYGIEDKLLFKIQEDVGKEPGFLPLLEFALTKLWQQRDTEQKRLTLEQYEKLGELTGALNFHVEKVYHYRDFERELPTQQRSESEQEWIKRIFLRLVRTGEAEKDTRQRRPKTELLPASVNNLNEDIVRDLIDDDGGLVQGRLLVTGQEQANSEPWIDLAHEALLDGWKRFAEWRKTDREVRRLVDRMEDARREWKQHQRNVNFLLPKGLLIQLEVQSENLQRYLTPALQEFYQLSEIRERERESAIIWAKTEGALNARANEVIKLLQRQPIEALAISLHLVKLNLEKTDKCLLETVQQSLHQVMNNARECNCFKRHKNPVTSVAFSPDGKMIVSGSQDKTICLWDLWSNLIGQPFQGHEGYVRSVAFSPNGRMIVSGGNDNTVRLWDLQGNAIGQPFQGHEGYVRSVAFSPDGKTIVSGGNDNTVRLWDLQGNPIREPFQGHEDSVRAVAFSPDGKTIVSGSNDKTIRLWDLQDSSTGNLFQEGEAPFTSVTFSPDGQTIISGSDDKTICLWDLKGNRIGQPFRGHEGYVYSVIISPDGRRVASGSEDRTIRLWDLEGNQIGQPFLGNEASVTSVAFSPDSQMLVSGGTDNTVRLWNAKGSEIDQLRIKHESAIFSVAFSPDSKTIASNSEDGIVRLWDLQGNLIGQAQMGPDGESRSIALSPDGRRIIRAGRGTLIWLWDIQDNLIAQPFAGHQNPLWSVAFSPDGRTIASGSYDQTIRLWNLEGHQIGQPFEGHTDPILSVGFSPDSKMIVSGSQDRTIRLWDLEGNSIGQPLEGHELAINSVALSPNGEMIVSGSDDRTIRLWDLSSKQLGEPFQGHESFVTSVAFSPDSKLIVSGSADCTIRLWDLEGNLVWQPLQKHGDWVTSVAFSPDGKLIASGSQDRTIRLWEWNTWEDWLVICCNRIRYHPYFLEPQSEEARAACEVCRKYVWEKE is encoded by the coding sequence ATGGCTCGTTGCTATGCTCTGGTCGTCGGTATTTCAGAATATCAAGCTCCCCTTAAGTCGTTGAGTAAACCTGCCAATGATGCAGAAGCGGTTGCGGCTGTTCTGAAACAATTCGGTGACTTTCAAGACGTAACACTGTTGAAGGGATCAGTCACCAACACAAAGCTAATTGAGGCATTGCGAACCTTGCTGTTGGAGCGAGCAGAGAACAACGATGTTCTGATTTACTTCACAGGTCATGGCATTCCGGTTGTTGATCCAGTAGTCGGGAAACCCAAGGCATATCTCGCCACCTCTGATACGATCGTCACTCTGGAAGGCAAGCAAGTGATTGAGGCACGACGGGCAGTTCCCCTCGATAGCCTGAATGCCCTGATTCAAGAGTCACAGCTAAGTAGTCTAGTAATACTGTTTGATTCCTGCCATAGCGGCGATTTTCTAGAACGCAGCTTGGTCGAGAAAACCTTCACCGCTTTCAGCACTCACAAAGACTATTACCTGATCACGGCTTGTCGAGGATTCGAGCAGGCATATGCGATCAAACGAGAGCAGCACAGCATCTTCACAGGAGCGCTATTAACAGGCTTGTCGCAGACAAACGCGAATGACGATGGACAGGTGACAGGCGATCGCCTCTTCGAGTGCATTGCCAGAGAGTTGAAGGGCAGCGGACAAGAGCCAATCCGCATGGGTTATGGCGGCTTGATTACACTGCTAAGCTATCAACCTCAGCAGAAAACAGTTGAGGCGATCGTGGATGAAACAGGTGAGCCAATCTGCCCATATCAGGGACTGCAGGCATTCACCGCAGTGCAGCAAGCGTTCTTCTTTGGAAGACAGCGCATAGTTGAGGATATCCGGCAGCGATTAGAGCAACAGCCTTTTGTTCCGGTAATTGGCGCATCAGGGAGTGGCAAATCATCTGTGGTACGAGCTGGGCTGATGCCCTGGTTAGCCGAGACAGGATGGCAGATTCTTCCAGCCATCAAACCAGGATTTGATCCACTAACAGCCCTTAGAACCATCTTTGAGCCATACTTCAAACGTTCTAAAGAGATTCAGAAACTCCATCAGCTGATTAAAAGTGAGCCAAATCCGTTACCTGCTTTAGTCGATCGACTCTCCAATGCAACAGCTAATTCTGATCTGGAACAAGCCGATCGTTTTCTATTAGTGGTCGATCAGTTTGAGGAAGTGTTTACACTCTGTCCTGATGAGGGCGATCGGCAGCGATTCATTGACTTGCTTACTGGAGTGGTAGAACTTGCTGATGCGCGTTTCACGGTCGTGACAACAATGCGAGCTGATTTTCTGGAGCCTTGTTTGCGCTATCCAGCTTTACATCAACTGATTCAGTCGCAAGCAGTGTTCATGCCACCTTTAAGCGGGATTGATTTACGAGATGCGATCGTTGAGCCTGCTAAACGCCAAGGATATGGCATTGAAGACAAATTGCTCTTCAAGATTCAAGAAGACGTGGGGAAAGAACCAGGATTTCTACCCTTATTAGAATTTGCTCTTACTAAACTTTGGCAGCAGCGAGACACTGAACAGAAGCGGCTGACCCTGGAGCAGTATGAAAAGTTGGGAGAATTGACAGGAGCGTTAAATTTCCACGTTGAGAAAGTCTATCACTATCGAGACTTTGAACGAGAATTGCCAACGCAACAACGAAGTGAATCAGAACAGGAATGGATCAAACGAATCTTTTTACGACTGGTGCGAACCGGAGAGGCAGAAAAGGATACCCGACAACGGCGACCCAAAACAGAGTTATTGCCAGCAAGTGTCAATAATCTCAACGAAGACATTGTGCGAGATCTGATCGATGATGACGGCGGCTTGGTGCAAGGACGATTGCTAGTGACAGGACAGGAACAAGCTAACTCAGAGCCTTGGATCGACTTAGCTCACGAGGCATTACTAGACGGATGGAAAAGATTTGCCGAGTGGCGCAAAACCGATCGAGAGGTGCGACGATTGGTCGATCGAATGGAAGATGCCCGGCGGGAATGGAAGCAGCATCAGCGGAATGTTAACTTCCTATTACCCAAAGGGTTGTTAATCCAGCTCGAAGTCCAGAGTGAAAATTTACAACGTTACCTTACCCCTGCATTACAGGAGTTTTACCAGCTTAGTGAAATAAGAGAGCGGGAACGGGAATCTGCCATTATTTGGGCTAAGACAGAGGGAGCCCTAAATGCACGAGCAAACGAAGTAATCAAACTTTTACAGCGCCAGCCTATCGAGGCTTTAGCCATTTCTCTTCATCTAGTTAAGTTAAACCTGGAGAAGACAGACAAATGCCTTTTAGAAACTGTTCAGCAGAGTTTGCATCAAGTGATGAACAATGCACGAGAGTGTAATTGCTTCAAAAGGCATAAAAACCCTGTAACTTCGGTGGCATTTAGCCCCGATGGCAAGATGATTGTTAGTGGCAGTCAGGATAAAACAATTTGTTTATGGGACTTGTGGAGCAATTTAATCGGACAACCGTTTCAGGGACATGAAGGCTATGTTCGATCGGTAGCATTTAGCCCTAACGGTAGGATGATTGTCAGTGGCGGAAATGACAATACAGTTCGCTTGTGGGATTTGCAGGGTAATGCGATTGGACAGCCCTTTCAGGGACATGAAGGTTATGTTCGATCAGTAGCGTTTAGTCCTGATGGCAAGACGATTGTCAGTGGCGGAAATGACAATACAGTTCGTTTGTGGGATTTGCAGGGCAATCCGATTAGAGAACCGTTTCAGGGGCATGAAGATTCTGTGAGAGCAGTAGCGTTTAGTCCTGATGGCAAGACGATTGTTAGTGGTAGCAATGATAAAACAATTCGTTTGTGGGATTTGCAGGATAGTTCAACTGGAAATCTGTTTCAGGAGGGCGAAGCCCCTTTCACTTCTGTAACATTCAGCCCCGATGGACAGACGATTATCAGTGGCAGTGATGATAAAACAATTTGCCTCTGGGATTTAAAGGGTAATCGAATCGGACAACCGTTTCGAGGGCATGAAGGCTATGTTTATTCTGTAATAATTAGTCCTGACGGCAGGCGAGTTGCTAGTGGCAGTGAAGATCGAACTATTCGGTTGTGGGATCTGGAAGGCAACCAAATTGGACAACCATTTCTGGGGAACGAAGCGTCTGTCACTTCTGTAGCATTCAGCCCCGACAGCCAAATGCTCGTTAGCGGTGGTACAGACAATACAGTTCGCTTGTGGAATGCAAAAGGCAGCGAGATCGACCAACTTAGGATTAAACATGAAAGTGCAATTTTCTCAGTTGCTTTTTCTCCCGATAGCAAAACGATTGCAAGTAACAGTGAGGATGGAATAGTTCGGCTTTGGGATTTGCAGGGAAATTTAATTGGACAAGCCCAAATGGGACCTGACGGTGAGTCCCGCTCGATTGCCTTGAGTCCAGATGGCAGAAGGATTATTCGTGCTGGTCGCGGCACACTAATCTGGTTATGGGACATTCAGGATAATTTGATTGCACAACCCTTTGCAGGACATCAAAATCCTCTCTGGTCAGTGGCGTTTAGTCCAGATGGCAGGACGATCGCCAGTGGTAGTTACGATCAAACAATTAGGTTGTGGAATCTCGAGGGTCATCAGATTGGACAACCTTTTGAGGGACACACAGACCCTATTTTGTCGGTAGGGTTTAGCCCAGATAGCAAGATGATTGTCAGTGGCAGTCAAGACCGAACCATTCGCTTATGGGATCTTGAAGGCAACTCGATCGGGCAACCCTTGGAGGGGCATGAATTAGCGATCAATTCGGTAGCACTTAGCCCTAATGGCGAAATGATTGTCAGTGGTAGCGATGACCGGACGATTCGTTTGTGGGACTTAAGCAGCAAGCAGCTTGGAGAACCTTTTCAGGGGCATGAGAGCTTTGTCACATCAGTGGCATTTAGTCCTGATAGCAAGTTGATCGTCAGTGGTAGTGCTGATTGCACCATTCGCTTATGGGATCTTGAGGGTAATCTAGTTTGGCAGCCCCTTCAAAAGCATGGTGATTGGGTTACATCAGTAGCTTTTAGCCCAGACGGTAAGCTAATCGCTAGTGGCAGTCAAGATCGGACAATTCGCTTATGGGAATGGAACACTTGGGAGGACTGGTTAGTAATTTGCTGTAACCGTATCCGCTATCATCCTTACTTCCTAGAACCGCAGTCAGAAGAGGCACGAGCAGCTTGTGAGGTGTGCCGAAAGTATGTGTGGGAAAAGGAGTAG
- a CDS encoding ribbon-helix-helix protein, CopG family: protein MSRIGKRYIEHLNVRVPASEMELLRQYCEETQRTQSDVIREFIRSLKTAVPSTNANAQQR, encoded by the coding sequence ATGTCCAGAATCGGCAAGCGCTACATCGAACACTTAAACGTCAGGGTTCCGGCTTCTGAGATGGAACTTCTGAGACAGTACTGCGAGGAAACCCAGCGCACCCAGTCTGATGTCATCCGAGAGTTTATTCGCAGCCTTAAAACAGCAGTTCCATCCACCAATGCCAATGCTCAACAGCGTTAA
- a CDS encoding NB-ARC domain-containing protein, translated as MPSLSKKSYGSEVQARVKYLLQVLLEGVAEERELKRDVDLKWSWSEDDKTLTLETTLRSLVLLAYPDLATNTDEFKSAKSKARESLIDLRDYVGILNDHRIQKRGSEKWHFSLRLWGQDIQRNLAEFDKLWESKRSPASKPKLVPETQTKFPLKPGAPFPKVRLPDNFVPRPNALKAVKEKLLAEDDRTLVVSAIAGLGGLGKSVLATALVLDPEVQARFADGMLWVTVGQKPDLQTLLGDWIRELDKSRESFSATTLESASSYLHNLLVERQMLLVVDDVWNAAHAEWFRVGGAGCRVLVTTREAQIEGADYHQLDLMSEAEAIDLVQKKLGRQWRSEQEAEVKAFAKVLGYLPLALDLAANQVRDGLSWEELRSEFEAERRSVALGTGRRSSALKLLDSCEKWDDLDENQQRKYSLQACFNLSLKRLNPEQLQQFAWLGVLPEDVNLNKQIASVLWDVSLVIAKRALVLLRNRSFLIEGGATIEDEPTYRVHDLMHDMARSLVEEGILQSVTQIADRKLQNLALAHQQFLERYRTCAVDARWDRLPNDSYIYRHLTWHMEQADWVDEVHALMAMSDAQGRNAWFEACDRIGQPAIFIEDVARGWRLAEQGYEQDRTGAIVLQCRYALITATLNSLLENLPTDMMAEFVKREFWTVDQAWAYVEQMQNETKIAEAIQVLALNLSKALFQVAVGKARVIQSESSRAWVLRELAKLDAAYFSEALDAARAIQSESSRAEVLSELAKLDAADFFALLDAARAIQSESSRAKVLRELAKLDTAYFSEALDAARAIQNESSRARVLSELAKLDAAYFSEALDAARAIQNESSRARVLSELAKLDAADFSALLDAARAIQDESSRARVLSELAKLDAAYFSEALDAARVIQDESSRAEVLSELAKLDAAYFSEALDAARVIQDESSRAEVLSELAKLDTADFSALLDAARAIQDEYSRAWVLRELAKLDAAYFSEALDAARAIQNESSRARVLSELAKLDAADFSALLDAARAIQDESSRARVLSELAKLDAADFSALLDAARAIQDESSRARVLSELAKLDTADFSALLDAARVIQDESSRAKVLSELAKLDAAYFSEALDAAWVIQDESSRAEVLSELAKLDAAYFSEALDAARAIQDESNRAEVLRELAKLDAADFSALLDAARAIQDESSRAEVLRELAKLDAVDFSALLDAARAIQDEYSRAEVLSELAKLDAAYFSEALDAARVIQDESSRAGVLSELAKLTSQDSLPRIWEAMLCLSHKPTRARSLSSSLSHFSLSTLPLSNWQAYLHLLATRRRPDLMQDLSTLHPAIVHLGGEAAMPGVVRAMREVCEQWK; from the coding sequence ATGCCTAGTCTATCGAAAAAATCCTATGGTTCTGAAGTTCAAGCGCGGGTTAAGTACCTGTTGCAAGTGCTGCTAGAGGGAGTAGCAGAGGAACGAGAACTGAAACGGGACGTGGATTTGAAGTGGAGCTGGTCAGAGGATGACAAAACGCTGACTCTCGAAACTACTTTGCGATCGCTGGTGCTGTTGGCTTACCCTGATCTAGCGACGAACACAGATGAATTTAAGTCGGCAAAATCAAAGGCGAGGGAGTCGTTAATTGATTTGCGAGATTATGTCGGGATTCTAAACGATCATCGAATCCAAAAACGGGGTTCGGAAAAGTGGCATTTTTCGCTGCGGCTCTGGGGGCAGGATATCCAGCGGAACCTAGCTGAGTTTGACAAATTGTGGGAAAGCAAGCGATCGCCTGCTTCTAAGCCAAAGCTAGTACCAGAGACACAAACCAAGTTTCCCCTCAAACCCGGTGCACCTTTTCCTAAAGTGCGATTGCCGGACAACTTTGTGCCCCGACCGAATGCCTTGAAGGCGGTGAAAGAGAAACTATTGGCAGAAGACGATCGAACGCTGGTAGTGAGTGCGATCGCGGGTCTAGGAGGATTGGGGAAATCAGTGCTGGCAACAGCATTAGTGCTCGATCCAGAAGTGCAGGCGCGATTTGCAGATGGGATGTTATGGGTGACGGTGGGGCAAAAGCCCGATTTGCAGACGCTCTTGGGAGACTGGATTCGGGAGCTAGATAAGTCGCGAGAGAGCTTTTCGGCAACGACACTAGAGTCAGCTTCAAGCTATTTGCATAATCTGCTGGTAGAGCGACAGATGCTGTTGGTTGTAGATGATGTCTGGAATGCTGCTCATGCCGAGTGGTTCCGAGTTGGTGGTGCAGGCTGCCGGGTGTTGGTGACGACAAGGGAGGCGCAAATTGAGGGCGCAGACTATCACCAACTGGATTTGATGTCAGAAGCAGAGGCGATCGATCTCGTACAGAAGAAGTTAGGACGACAATGGCGATCGGAACAAGAAGCGGAGGTCAAAGCGTTTGCAAAAGTGCTGGGGTATTTGCCCCTAGCGTTGGATTTAGCAGCAAACCAGGTGAGGGATGGGTTGAGTTGGGAGGAACTGCGATCGGAGTTTGAGGCAGAGCGAAGATCGGTGGCATTGGGGACAGGAAGGCGATCGAGCGCATTAAAGCTGTTGGATTCCTGTGAGAAATGGGATGACCTGGATGAGAATCAGCAGCGCAAGTACAGTTTGCAGGCTTGTTTTAATTTGAGCTTGAAGCGGCTCAACCCAGAGCAATTACAGCAATTTGCTTGGTTGGGAGTGTTGCCAGAAGATGTGAACCTGAACAAGCAGATAGCCTCGGTGTTGTGGGATGTTTCTTTAGTGATAGCAAAGCGAGCCTTGGTGCTATTGCGGAATCGATCGTTTCTTATTGAGGGGGGAGCAACCATTGAAGACGAACCAACTTATCGCGTTCACGACCTAATGCACGATATGGCGCGTAGCCTAGTTGAAGAAGGCATTCTCCAATCTGTAACCCAAATTGCAGACCGCAAATTACAAAACTTGGCTTTGGCACATCAACAATTTCTGGAACGCTATCGAACCTGTGCTGTCGATGCTCGCTGGGATAGGTTGCCGAACGATAGCTATATTTATCGCCATTTAACTTGGCACATGGAGCAAGCGGACTGGGTAGATGAAGTTCATGCACTAATGGCAATGAGTGATGCTCAGGGACGCAATGCCTGGTTTGAAGCATGTGACCGAATTGGGCAACCTGCCATTTTTATAGAGGATGTGGCACGGGGATGGAGACTGGCAGAGCAAGGGTATGAGCAAGACCGAACTGGAGCAATCGTGCTGCAATGTCGCTATGCACTGATTACGGCAACGCTGAATAGTTTGCTTGAGAATTTGCCGACCGACATGATGGCAGAGTTTGTGAAGCGTGAGTTTTGGACGGTAGACCAGGCTTGGGCGTATGTGGAACAGATGCAGAATGAAACCAAGATTGCTGAAGCAATTCAAGTGTTGGCACTAAATTTGTCAAAGGCATTGTTTCAAGTTGCAGTCGGTAAAGCTCGGGTAATTCAATCGGAGTCCAGTCGGGCCTGGGTGTTGCGTGAGTTGGCGAAGCTGGATGCAGCTTACTTCTCTGAGGCGTTGGATGCAGCTCGGGCAATTCAATCGGAGTCCAGCCGGGCAGAAGTGTTGAGTGAGTTGGCGAAGCTGGATGCAGCTGATTTCTTTGCCTTGTTGGATGCAGCTCGGGCAATTCAATCGGAGTCCAGCCGGGCAAAAGTGTTGCGTGAGTTGGCGAAGCTGGATACAGCTTACTTCTCTGAGGCGTTGGATGCAGCTCGGGCAATTCAAAATGAGTCTAGTCGGGCAAGGGTGTTGAGTGAGTTGGCGAAGCTGGATGCAGCTTACTTCTCTGAGGCGTTGGATGCAGCTCGGGCAATTCAAAATGAGTCTAGTCGGGCAAGGGTGTTGAGTGAGTTGGCGAAGCTGGATGCAGCTGATTTCTCTGCCTTGTTGGATGCAGCTCGGGCAATTCAAGATGAGTCCAGCCGGGCAAGGGTGTTGAGTGAGTTGGCGAAGCTGGATGCAGCTTACTTCTCTGAGGCGTTGGATGCAGCTCGGGTAATTCAGGATGAGTCCAGCCGGGCAGAGGTGTTGAGTGAGTTGGCGAAGTTGGATGCAGCTTACTTCTCTGAGGCGTTGGATGCAGCTCGGGTAATTCAGGATGAGTCCAGTCGGGCAGAAGTGTTGAGTGAGTTGGCGAAGCTGGATACAGCTGATTTCTCTGCCTTGTTGGATGCAGCTCGGGCAATTCAAGATGAGTACAGTCGGGCCTGGGTGTTGCGTGAGTTGGCGAAGCTGGATGCAGCTTACTTCTCTGAGGCGTTGGATGCAGCTCGGGCAATTCAAAATGAGTCTAGTCGGGCAAGGGTGTTGAGTGAGTTGGCGAAGCTGGATGCAGCTGACTTCTCTGCCTTGTTGGATGCAGCTCGGGCAATTCAAGATGAGTCCAGCCGGGCAAGGGTGTTGAGTGAGTTGGCGAAGCTGGATGCAGCTGACTTCTCTGCGTTGTTGGATGCAGCTCGGGCAATTCAAGATGAGTCCAGCCGGGCAAGGGTGTTGAGTGAGTTGGCGAAGCTGGATACAGCTGATTTCTCTGCCTTGTTGGATGCAGCTCGGGTAATTCAAGATGAGTCCAGTCGGGCAAAAGTGTTGAGTGAGTTGGCGAAGCTGGATGCAGCTTACTTCTCTGAGGCGTTGGATGCAGCTTGGGTAATTCAAGATGAGTCCAGCCGGGCAGAAGTGTTGAGTGAGTTGGCGAAGCTGGATGCAGCTTACTTCTCTGAGGCGTTGGATGCAGCTCGGGCAATTCAAGATGAGTCCAACCGGGCAGAGGTGTTGCGTGAGTTGGCGAAGTTGGATGCAGCTGATTTCTCTGCCTTATTGGATGCAGCTCGGGCAATTCAAGATGAGTCCAGCCGGGCAGAGGTATTGCGTGAGTTGGCGAAGCTGGATGCAGTTGATTTCTCTGCCTTGTTGGATGCAGCTCGGGCAATTCAAGATGAGTACAGTCGGGCAGAGGTGTTGAGTGAGTTGGCGAAGCTGGATGCAGCTTACTTCTCTGAGGCGTTGGATGCAGCTCGGGTAATTCAAGATGAGTCCAGCCGGGCAGGGGTGTTGAGTGAGCTCGCGAAACTAACTTCACAAGATTCTCTACCGCGCATTTGGGAGGCGATGTTATGCCTTAGCCATAAACCTACTCGCGCTCGATCTCTCAGCAGCTCCCTCTCACATTTCTCCCTCTCCACACTGCCACTCTCCAACTGGCAAGCTTATTTGCATCTCCTTGCCACCCGTCGGCGTCCAGACCTAATGCAAGACCTCTCTACCCTTCATCCTGCTATTGTCCATCTTGGTGGTGAAGCCGCAATGCCTGGTGTTGTCCGTGCCATGCGTGAGGTTTGTGAGCAGTGGAAGTAG